From the genome of Streptomyces sp. NBC_01304:
CAGGGCTCCACGGACATCGCGCTGACCGACGAGGGCATCGCTCAGGCCCGCCGCGCGGCCCGGCTGCTCGCCTCGCTGAAGCCGGACGCCATCGTGGCCTCCGACCTTCAGCGGGCCGCCGCCACGGCCGGTGAGCTGGCGTCCCTCACGGGGCTCGAGGTCACGCACGAGGAGGGGCTGCGGGAGACCTACGCCGGTGAGTGGCAGGGCCTCACGCACGAGGAGATCATCGCGCGCTTCGGCGAGCAGTACGCGGCGTGGAAGCGCGGCGAGCCGGTGCGGCGCGGTGGTGGCGAACTGGAGACCGAGGTCGCCGACCGGGCCGCACCCGTGGTCCTGCAGCACGCGGACAAGCTGCCCGACGGCGGCACGCTCGTCGTGGTCAGCCA
Proteins encoded in this window:
- a CDS encoding histidine phosphatase family protein; protein product: MTTSVQAFLNASGGRGRRLILWRHGQTSWNLERRFQGSTDIALTDEGIAQARRAARLLASLKPDAIVASDLQRAAATAGELASLTGLEVTHEEGLRETYAGEWQGLTHEEIIARFGEQYAAWKRGEPVRRGGGELETEVADRAAPVVLQHADKLPDGGTLVVVSHGGTIRTTIGRLLGLDSHHWEGLGGLSNCAWSILGEGARGWRLLEHNAGTLPVPVLGDDD